A window of Apium graveolens cultivar Ventura chromosome 8, ASM990537v1, whole genome shotgun sequence contains these coding sequences:
- the LOC141676503 gene encoding putative protein phosphatase 2C 34 — protein MVQFSSLINGLARNISIKNGKKKVDGGREAADALAKEARKSDLLSSSPGCVSVGGSDNFASVYSKRGRKGENQDSVIVWENFGCQEDMIFCGVFDGHGPWGHLISKKVRDSMPSYLLCNWQETLALSLKAGENLHQFTTWRQSYLKTCSTIDQELEHHPGIDSFHSGTTALSIVRQGDVLIIANVGDSRAVMATTSSDGNLEPVQLTIDCKPNLPQESERIARAKGKVFSSSDEPGVYRIWMPNGETPGGPGLALSRAFGDFFIKDYGLISEPEVTQRNITSDDQFVILATDGVWDVVSNQEAIKIVSSALNRETSAKRLVQHAVRAWKNKRRGIATDDISAICLFLHPLQNLSED, from the exons ATGGTGCAATTTTCATCACTAATTAATGGTTTGGCAAGGAATATTTCAATTAAAAATGGGAAGAAGAAGGTTGATGGTGGAAGGGAAGCTGCGGATGCATTGGCTAAGGAAGCAAGGAAAAGTGATCTGTTGTCGAGTTCTCCTGGATGTGTTAGCGTTGGAGGGTCAGATAATTTTGCCTCTGTCTACTCTAAGAGAGGGAGAAAAGGAGAAAATCAAGATTCTGTTATAGTTTGGGAG AACTTTGGATGTCAAGAAGACATGATATTTTGTGGTGTGTTTGATGGACATGGTCCTTGGGGTCACCTTATATCTAAAAAGGTCAGGGACTCGATGCCGTCGTATTTGCTTTGCAATTGGCAAGAAACTCTAGCTCTATCACTCAAGGCTGGTGAAAACCTTCATCAGTTTACTACTTGGAGACAATCTTACTTGAAGACTTGTTCTACTATTGATCAAGAGCTTGAGCATCATCCTGGCATTGATTCTTTTCACAGTGGTACAACAGCTCTGTCCATCGTTAGACAG GGTGATGTCTTGATTATAGCAAACGTTGGCGATTCTCGGGCAGTTATGGCAACCACCTCTAGTGATGGTAACTTGGAGCCAGTTCAGCTGACCATTGACTGTAAACCCAATCTGCCTC AGGAGAGTGAGAGGATTGCACGAGCAAAAGGAAAAGTATTTTCTTCTAGTGATGAGCCGGGAGTGTATAGGATCTGGATGCCAAATGGAGAGACACCAGGAGGTCCAGGATTGGCATTATCCAGAGCTTTTGGTGACTTCTTTATTAAGGACTATGGTCTTATATCTGAGCCAGAAGTGACACAGCGAAACATAACCAGTGATGATCAATTTGTTATATTGGCTACGGATGGG GTTTGGGATGTCGTCTCTAACCAAGAAGCCATAAAGATTGTCTCTTCTGCGCTGAATAGGGAAACATCTGCCAAGAGATTGGTTCAGCACGCTGTCCGTGCATGGAAAAACAAGAGGCGGGGTATTGCAACCGATGACATTTCAGCTATCTGTCTTTTTCTTCACCCCCTCCAGAACCTATCTGAGGACTGA